One Aphelocoma coerulescens isolate FSJ_1873_10779 chromosome 4A, UR_Acoe_1.0, whole genome shotgun sequence DNA window includes the following coding sequences:
- the C1GALT1C1 gene encoding C1GALT1-specific chaperone 1 translates to MISESSSFVKGVVLGGAFCMLVTLLGHIKVGHGTKAHHHEHHHIQAPNKEDVLNLSEGERVELSKSIRVYCIILVKPKDLGHWAAARETWSKHCDKAEFYSSENVKVFDSVALNTNDMWVMMRKAYKITYEHYKDEFSWFFLAYPTTFAIIENLKYFLLKKDPSQPFYIGHTVKSGDLEYVDGEGGIVLSIESLRRLAHVFEDPDKCPEQGGMIWKLAEDKQLAICLKYTGVFAENAEDSEGKDVFNTKSVGALIKEAMSTHPQQVVDGCCSDMAITFSGLAPNHMHVMMYGVYRLRPYGHSYSDALVFLPPLGSDND, encoded by the coding sequence ATGATTTCTGAAAGCAGCTCCTTCGTGAAGGGGGTGGTGCTTGGAGGAGCCTTCTGCATGTTGGTTACACTCCTCGGACACATTAAGGTGGGCCACGGGACCAAAGCACATCACCACGAGCATCATCACATCCAGGCTCCCAACAAGGAAGATGTCTTAAACCTTTCAGAAGGTGAACGTGTGGAGCTTAGTAAAAGCATCCGTGTTTATTGTATCATCCTTGTCAAACCAAAAGATCTGGGGCACTGGGCTGCAGCAAGGGAGACCTGGAGCAAGCACTGCGACAAGGCTGAATTCTACAGCTCAGAAAATGTCAAAGTGTTCGATTCTGTAGCCCTCAACACAAATGATATGTGGGTGATGATGCGAAAAGCTTACAAGATAACATACGAACATTATAAGGATGAATTCAGCTGGTTCTTCCTTGCATATCCAACAACATTTGCTATAATTGAAAATCTCAAGTATTTCTTACTGAAAAAAGACCCTTCGCAGCCTTTTTACATAGGCCACACTGTGAAATCTGGTGACCTTGAGTATGTAGATGGCGAGGGAGGAATCGTCTTAAGCATTGAGTCACTAAGACGACTCGCCCATGTTTTTGAAGACCCTGACAAGTGTCCAGAGCAGGGAGGTATGATTTGGAAACTCGCAGAGGACAAACAGCTGGCAATCTGCCTGAAGTACACCGGCGTGTTTGCCGAAAACGCCGAAGATTCAGAAGGAAAAGACGTCTTTAACACTAAATCCGTCGGAGCCCTCATTAAGGAGGCCATGTCCACTCACCCGCAGCAGGTGGTGGACGGCTGCTGCTCCGACATGGCCATCACCTTCAGTGGGCTGGCCCCCAACCACATGCACGTGATGATGTACGGGGTGTACAGGCTCAGGCCCTACGGCCACTCATACAGTGATGCCCTGGTCTTCCTGCCCCCACTGGGCTCGGACAATGACTGA
- the MCTS1 gene encoding malignant T-cell-amplified sequence 1 — MFKKFDEKENVSNCIQLKTSVIKGIKNQLIDQFPVIEPWLNQIMPKKDPVKIVRCHEHIEILTVNGELLFFRQREGIFYPTLRLLHKYPFILPHQQVDKGAIKFVLSGANIMCPGLTSPGAKLYPAAVDTVVAIMAEGKQHALCVGVMKMSAEDIEKVNKGIGIENIHYLNDGLWHMKTYK; from the exons ATGTTCAAGAA ATTTGATGAAAAGGAGAATGTATCAAACTGCATTCAGCTGAAGACTTCAGTTATTAAAGGTATCAAGAATCAACTGATAGACCAATTTCCTGTTATTGAACCATGGCTAAACCAAATCATGCCAAAGAAAGACCCAGTCAAAATAGTAAGATG TCATGAACATATAGAAATTCTCACTGTGAATGGGGAGTTGCTGTTCTtcaggcaaagagaagggatttTTTACCCGACGCTAAGGTTGCTTCACAAAT ACCCATTTATTCTCCCGCATCAGCAGGTTGATAAAGGTGCCATTAAATTTGTCCTGAGTGGAGCTAATATAATGTGCCCTGGCCTGACGTCTCCTGGAGCAAAGCTTTACCCTGCTGCTGTTGACACTGTCGTT GCAATAATGgcagagggaaaacaacatgcATTATGTGTGGGAGTAATGAAGATGTCAGCTGAGGACAT TGAGAAGGTCAACAAAGGGATTGGTATTGAAAATATCCACTATTTAAATGATGGCCTTTGGCATATGAAGACATACAAGTGA